A portion of the Ricinus communis isolate WT05 ecotype wild-type chromosome 10, ASM1957865v1, whole genome shotgun sequence genome contains these proteins:
- the LOC107261373 gene encoding protein FAR1-RELATED SEQUENCE 2 isoform X6, with product MEIDLELPSQEHEKLVTGSNTNVDVMDSADVLHVTEEDIYSPTGEHLIGACRPNEIEGCTSGDLVEGSTIRNDVLNRGVICEPQNGLEFETKEAAYSFYREYARSVGFGITIKASRRSKKSGKFIDVKIACSRFGSKRESSTTVTPRSCIKTDCKAGLHMKRTQNEKWIIYSFIKEHNHEICPDDFYNSIQGRNKQSVLVSVQKKGLQLALDHDDIQVMLEHFMCMQAENPNFFYSLDLDHEKRLRNVFWIDSKARHDYRFFSDVVFFDTFYVRSNYKVPYASIIGVNHHFQFVLLGCALIGEQTPSTYVWLMQTWYKAVGGQAPKVIITEQEKCLNEAVGNVFPNAHHCFCLWHVLSKMPENLSRAVTQGETFLAKFNKCICRSWTEEQFEKRWWKMVDKFELREDEWFQSLYEDRKKWVPTYMQDIFLAGMSTAERCGSIASFFDKYIHREATLKEFMEQYKLFLQDGFSMEAKADFETQNKQPALRSHSAFEKQLSRVYTNAIFKKFQVEVLGVVSCQLQKESEDGATLNFRVDDFEERWNFLVAWNETASDIQCSCRSFEYRGFLCKHAILVLQMSGVSNIPSHYILKRWTKDAKITQIVTEVSKHLPYRVQRFNDLCKRAIKLGEAGSLCQEAYHIAFKAFEEVLQSCIGVNNSVRIVLEPGVLPVHGFIDTEEGNHGNNMVKSSKKRKRYKKKKVLSEPEEMTISLQDSYQQLEQINSRAHTTDNCYVPQQDMRDMELGSRPPTIDGFYGSQHSMQGVGQLNSISPIRDGYYNNQQGVPSLSHSIPTCGQLGFRATTGEGCFDIHSNLQDMELPVGSTQYPGIAPKHLHDKHPAS from the exons atggAGATAGATCTTGAGCTGCCTTCTCAGGAGCACGAGAAACTAGTTACGGGATCAAATACAAATGTTGATGTAATGGATAGTGCAGATGTGTTGCATGTTACTGAAGAGGATATATATTCTCCTACGGGTGAGCATCTTATAGGAGCCTGCAGACCAAATGAAATTGAAGGTTGTACTAGTGGGGATCTTGTGGAAGGTAGCACTATTAGAAATGATGTTCTTAATAGAGGTGTGATCTGTGAGCCCCAAAATGGTTTAGAATTTGAAACAAAGGAGGCGGCATATTCTTTCTATAGAGAATATGCTCGATCTGTAGGATTTGGCATCACGATAAAGGCTAGTCGTCGTTCAAAAAAATCTGGTAAATTTATTGATGTAAAAATTGCATGTTCTAGATTTGGAAGTAAGCGTGAGTCAAGTACAACTGTGACTCCACGATCATGCATAAAAACTGATTGCAAAGCAGGCTTGCATATGAAGAGGACACAGAATGAGAAGTGGATTATATATAGTTTCATAAAGGAGCATAATCATGAGATTTGTCCAgatgatttttataattctatccAGGGACGGAACAAGCAATCTGTTTTGGTTTCAGTTCAAAAGAAAGGGCTGCAGTTGGCTTTAGATCATGATGATATACAAGTTATGCTTGAGCATTTTATGTGCATGCAAGCAGAGAatcctaatttcttttattcattagaTCTCGACCACGAAAAACGTTTGAGAAATGTATTTTGGATTGATTCAAAAGCCAGGCACGATTATAGGTTTTTCTCTGATGTTGTCTTCTTTGATACTTTCTATGTTAGAAGCAATTATAAGGTACCCTATGCTTCAATTATTGGAGTGAATCATCATTTCCAATTTGTGTTACTTGGATGTGCATTGATTGGAGAGCAGACCCCATCTACTTATGTTTGGTTAATGCAGACATGGTATAAAGCAGTGGGTGGTCAAGCTCCTAAAGTAATTATTACTGAGCAAGAGAAATGCTTAAATGAAGCTGTTGGAAATGTGTTCCCTAATGCACACCACTGTTTTTGTTTATGGCATGTACTGAGTAAGATGCCTGAGAATTTGTCTCGTGCTGTAACTCAAGGTGAAACTTTCCTggcaaaattcaacaaatgcaTTTGTAGGTCTTGGACAGAAGAACAATTTGAAAAGAGATGGTGGAAAATGGttgataaatttgaattaagaGAGGATGAGTGGTTCCAGTCATTGTATGAAGATCGTAAAAAGTGGGTGCCGACATATATGCAAGATATATTTTTGGCTGGGATGTCTACAGCTGAGAGATGTGGAAGTATAGCCTCTTTCTTTGACAAGTATATTCACAGGGAAGCTACATTGAAGGAGTTTATGGAGCAGTACAAATTATTTTTGCAAGACGGGTTTAGCATGGAAGCTAAAGCTGATTttgaaacacaaaataaacaacCTGCATTAAGATCTCATTCGGCTTTTGAGAAACAATTGTCAAGAGTCTACACAAATGCAATATTCAAGAAATTTCAGGTTGAGGTTTTGGGTGTAGTTTCATGTCAGCTTCAAAAAGAAAGTGAAGATGGGGCAACTCTGAACTTTCGAGTTGATGATTTTGAAGAACGATGGAATTTTCTTGTTGCTTGGAATGAAACAGCATCAGATATTCAATGTTCATGCCGTTCGTTTGAGTATAGAGGTTTTCTCTGTAAACATGCGATCCTTGTTCTTCAAATGTCTGGTGTTTCCAACATCCCATCCCACTATATATTGAAACGATGGACAAAAGATGCCAAAATCACTCAAATTGTTACTGAAGTATCAAAGCATCTTCCTTACCGGGTCCAGCGTTTCAATGATTTATGTAAACGGGCCATTAAACTTGGTGAAGCAGGGTCTCTATGTCAAGAGGCTTATCATATTGCTTTCAAGGCATTTGAAGAAGTCTTGCAAAGTTGTATAGGTGTCAACAACTCTGTTAGGATTGTTTTAGAACCAGGTGTATTGCCTGTTCATGGTTTTATTGACACTGAAGAAGGGAACCATGGCAACAATATGGTTAAATCatctaagaaaagaaaaagatataagaaaaagaag GTACTTTCTGAACCAGAAGAGATGACCATCAGCTTGCAAGACAGCTACCAGCAATTG GAGCAGATAAACTCCAGAGCACACACCACTGATAATTGCTATGTTCCACAACAGGACATGCGAGATATG GAATTGGGTTCTAGACCACCAACTATTGATGGTTTTTATGGTTCTCAACACAGCATGCAAGGAGTG GGACAATTGAACTCAATTTCTCCAATTCGTGATGGTTATTATAATAATCAACAGGGTGTACCAAGCCTG TCACATTCAATACCAACATGT GGCCAGCTAGGCTTTAGAGCAACAACCGGAGAAGGCTGTTTTGACATCCATAGTAATTTGCAAGATATG GAACTGCCTGTTGGCTCCACACAGTATCCTGGCATTGCACCAAAGCATCTACATGATAAGCACCCTGCAAGTTAA
- the LOC107261373 gene encoding protein FAR1-RELATED SEQUENCE 2 isoform X8 yields the protein MEIDLELPSQEHEKLVTGSNTNVDVMDSADVLHVTEEDIYSPTGEHLIGACRPNEIEGCTSGDLVEGSTIRNDVLNRGVICEPQNGLEFETKEAAYSFYREYARSVGFGITIKASRRSKKSGKFIDVKIACSRFGSKRESSTTVTPRSCIKTDCKAGLHMKRTQNEKWIIYSFIKEHNHEICPDDFYNSIQGRNKQSVLVSVQKKGLQLALDHDDIQVMLEHFMCMQAENPNFFYSLDLDHEKRLRNVFWIDSKARHDYRFFSDVVFFDTFYVRSNYKVPYASIIGVNHHFQFVLLGCALIGEQTPSTYVWLMQTWYKAVGGQAPKVIITEQEKCLNEAVGNVFPNAHHCFCLWHVLSKMPENLSRAVTQGETFLAKFNKCICRSWTEEQFEKRWWKMVDKFELREDEWFQSLYEDRKKWVPTYMQDIFLAGMSTAERCGSIASFFDKYIHREATLKEFMEQYKLFLQDGFSMEAKADFETQNKQPALRSHSAFEKQLSRVYTNAIFKKFQVEVLGVVSCQLQKESEDGATLNFRVDDFEERWNFLVAWNETASDIQCSCRSFEYRGFLCKHAILVLQMSGVSNIPSHYILKRWTKDAKITQIVTEVSKHLPYRVQRFNDLCKRAIKLGEAGSLCQEAYHIAFKAFEEVLQSCIGVNNSVRIVLEPGVLPVHGFIDTEEGNHGNNMVKSSKKRKRYKKKKVLSEPEEMTISLQDSYQQLEQINSRAHTTDNCYVPQQDMRDMELGSRPPTIDGFYGSQHSMQGVGQLNSISPIRDGYYNNQQGVPSLSHSIPTCGQLGFRATTGEGCFDIHSNLQDMYPGIAPKHLHDKHPAS from the exons atggAGATAGATCTTGAGCTGCCTTCTCAGGAGCACGAGAAACTAGTTACGGGATCAAATACAAATGTTGATGTAATGGATAGTGCAGATGTGTTGCATGTTACTGAAGAGGATATATATTCTCCTACGGGTGAGCATCTTATAGGAGCCTGCAGACCAAATGAAATTGAAGGTTGTACTAGTGGGGATCTTGTGGAAGGTAGCACTATTAGAAATGATGTTCTTAATAGAGGTGTGATCTGTGAGCCCCAAAATGGTTTAGAATTTGAAACAAAGGAGGCGGCATATTCTTTCTATAGAGAATATGCTCGATCTGTAGGATTTGGCATCACGATAAAGGCTAGTCGTCGTTCAAAAAAATCTGGTAAATTTATTGATGTAAAAATTGCATGTTCTAGATTTGGAAGTAAGCGTGAGTCAAGTACAACTGTGACTCCACGATCATGCATAAAAACTGATTGCAAAGCAGGCTTGCATATGAAGAGGACACAGAATGAGAAGTGGATTATATATAGTTTCATAAAGGAGCATAATCATGAGATTTGTCCAgatgatttttataattctatccAGGGACGGAACAAGCAATCTGTTTTGGTTTCAGTTCAAAAGAAAGGGCTGCAGTTGGCTTTAGATCATGATGATATACAAGTTATGCTTGAGCATTTTATGTGCATGCAAGCAGAGAatcctaatttcttttattcattagaTCTCGACCACGAAAAACGTTTGAGAAATGTATTTTGGATTGATTCAAAAGCCAGGCACGATTATAGGTTTTTCTCTGATGTTGTCTTCTTTGATACTTTCTATGTTAGAAGCAATTATAAGGTACCCTATGCTTCAATTATTGGAGTGAATCATCATTTCCAATTTGTGTTACTTGGATGTGCATTGATTGGAGAGCAGACCCCATCTACTTATGTTTGGTTAATGCAGACATGGTATAAAGCAGTGGGTGGTCAAGCTCCTAAAGTAATTATTACTGAGCAAGAGAAATGCTTAAATGAAGCTGTTGGAAATGTGTTCCCTAATGCACACCACTGTTTTTGTTTATGGCATGTACTGAGTAAGATGCCTGAGAATTTGTCTCGTGCTGTAACTCAAGGTGAAACTTTCCTggcaaaattcaacaaatgcaTTTGTAGGTCTTGGACAGAAGAACAATTTGAAAAGAGATGGTGGAAAATGGttgataaatttgaattaagaGAGGATGAGTGGTTCCAGTCATTGTATGAAGATCGTAAAAAGTGGGTGCCGACATATATGCAAGATATATTTTTGGCTGGGATGTCTACAGCTGAGAGATGTGGAAGTATAGCCTCTTTCTTTGACAAGTATATTCACAGGGAAGCTACATTGAAGGAGTTTATGGAGCAGTACAAATTATTTTTGCAAGACGGGTTTAGCATGGAAGCTAAAGCTGATTttgaaacacaaaataaacaacCTGCATTAAGATCTCATTCGGCTTTTGAGAAACAATTGTCAAGAGTCTACACAAATGCAATATTCAAGAAATTTCAGGTTGAGGTTTTGGGTGTAGTTTCATGTCAGCTTCAAAAAGAAAGTGAAGATGGGGCAACTCTGAACTTTCGAGTTGATGATTTTGAAGAACGATGGAATTTTCTTGTTGCTTGGAATGAAACAGCATCAGATATTCAATGTTCATGCCGTTCGTTTGAGTATAGAGGTTTTCTCTGTAAACATGCGATCCTTGTTCTTCAAATGTCTGGTGTTTCCAACATCCCATCCCACTATATATTGAAACGATGGACAAAAGATGCCAAAATCACTCAAATTGTTACTGAAGTATCAAAGCATCTTCCTTACCGGGTCCAGCGTTTCAATGATTTATGTAAACGGGCCATTAAACTTGGTGAAGCAGGGTCTCTATGTCAAGAGGCTTATCATATTGCTTTCAAGGCATTTGAAGAAGTCTTGCAAAGTTGTATAGGTGTCAACAACTCTGTTAGGATTGTTTTAGAACCAGGTGTATTGCCTGTTCATGGTTTTATTGACACTGAAGAAGGGAACCATGGCAACAATATGGTTAAATCatctaagaaaagaaaaagatataagaaaaagaag GTACTTTCTGAACCAGAAGAGATGACCATCAGCTTGCAAGACAGCTACCAGCAATTG GAGCAGATAAACTCCAGAGCACACACCACTGATAATTGCTATGTTCCACAACAGGACATGCGAGATATG GAATTGGGTTCTAGACCACCAACTATTGATGGTTTTTATGGTTCTCAACACAGCATGCAAGGAGTG GGACAATTGAACTCAATTTCTCCAATTCGTGATGGTTATTATAATAATCAACAGGGTGTACCAAGCCTG TCACATTCAATACCAACATGT GGCCAGCTAGGCTTTAGAGCAACAACCGGAGAAGGCTGTTTTGACATCCATAGTAATTTGCAAGATATG TATCCTGGCATTGCACCAAAGCATCTACATGATAAGCACCCTGCAAGTTAA
- the LOC107261373 gene encoding protein FAR1-RELATED SEQUENCE 2 isoform X9 — protein MDSADVLHVTEEDIYSPTGEHLIGACRPNEIEGCTSGDLVEGSTIRNDVLNRGVICEPQNGLEFETKEAAYSFYREYARSVGFGITIKASRRSKKSGKFIDVKIACSRFGSKRESSTTVTPRSCIKTDCKAGLHMKRTQNEKWIIYSFIKEHNHEICPDDFYNSIQGRNKQSVLVSVQKKGLQLALDHDDIQVMLEHFMCMQAENPNFFYSLDLDHEKRLRNVFWIDSKARHDYRFFSDVVFFDTFYVRSNYKVPYASIIGVNHHFQFVLLGCALIGEQTPSTYVWLMQTWYKAVGGQAPKVIITEQEKCLNEAVGNVFPNAHHCFCLWHVLSKMPENLSRAVTQGETFLAKFNKCICRSWTEEQFEKRWWKMVDKFELREDEWFQSLYEDRKKWVPTYMQDIFLAGMSTAERCGSIASFFDKYIHREATLKEFMEQYKLFLQDGFSMEAKADFETQNKQPALRSHSAFEKQLSRVYTNAIFKKFQVEVLGVVSCQLQKESEDGATLNFRVDDFEERWNFLVAWNETASDIQCSCRSFEYRGFLCKHAILVLQMSGVSNIPSHYILKRWTKDAKITQIVTEVSKHLPYRVQRFNDLCKRAIKLGEAGSLCQEAYHIAFKAFEEVLQSCIGVNNSVRIVLEPGVLPVHGFIDTEEGNHGNNMVKSSKKRKRYKKKKVLSEPEEMTISLQDSYQQLEQINSRAHTTDNCYVPQQDMRDMELGSRPPTIDGFYGSQHSMQGVGQLNSISPIRDGYYNNQQGVPSLGQSHSIPTCVSSFGDQQSLQVLGQLGFRATTGEGCFDIHSNLQDMELPVGSTQYPGIAPKHLHDKHPAS, from the exons ATGGATAGTGCAGATGTGTTGCATGTTACTGAAGAGGATATATATTCTCCTACGGGTGAGCATCTTATAGGAGCCTGCAGACCAAATGAAATTGAAGGTTGTACTAGTGGGGATCTTGTGGAAGGTAGCACTATTAGAAATGATGTTCTTAATAGAGGTGTGATCTGTGAGCCCCAAAATGGTTTAGAATTTGAAACAAAGGAGGCGGCATATTCTTTCTATAGAGAATATGCTCGATCTGTAGGATTTGGCATCACGATAAAGGCTAGTCGTCGTTCAAAAAAATCTGGTAAATTTATTGATGTAAAAATTGCATGTTCTAGATTTGGAAGTAAGCGTGAGTCAAGTACAACTGTGACTCCACGATCATGCATAAAAACTGATTGCAAAGCAGGCTTGCATATGAAGAGGACACAGAATGAGAAGTGGATTATATATAGTTTCATAAAGGAGCATAATCATGAGATTTGTCCAgatgatttttataattctatccAGGGACGGAACAAGCAATCTGTTTTGGTTTCAGTTCAAAAGAAAGGGCTGCAGTTGGCTTTAGATCATGATGATATACAAGTTATGCTTGAGCATTTTATGTGCATGCAAGCAGAGAatcctaatttcttttattcattagaTCTCGACCACGAAAAACGTTTGAGAAATGTATTTTGGATTGATTCAAAAGCCAGGCACGATTATAGGTTTTTCTCTGATGTTGTCTTCTTTGATACTTTCTATGTTAGAAGCAATTATAAGGTACCCTATGCTTCAATTATTGGAGTGAATCATCATTTCCAATTTGTGTTACTTGGATGTGCATTGATTGGAGAGCAGACCCCATCTACTTATGTTTGGTTAATGCAGACATGGTATAAAGCAGTGGGTGGTCAAGCTCCTAAAGTAATTATTACTGAGCAAGAGAAATGCTTAAATGAAGCTGTTGGAAATGTGTTCCCTAATGCACACCACTGTTTTTGTTTATGGCATGTACTGAGTAAGATGCCTGAGAATTTGTCTCGTGCTGTAACTCAAGGTGAAACTTTCCTggcaaaattcaacaaatgcaTTTGTAGGTCTTGGACAGAAGAACAATTTGAAAAGAGATGGTGGAAAATGGttgataaatttgaattaagaGAGGATGAGTGGTTCCAGTCATTGTATGAAGATCGTAAAAAGTGGGTGCCGACATATATGCAAGATATATTTTTGGCTGGGATGTCTACAGCTGAGAGATGTGGAAGTATAGCCTCTTTCTTTGACAAGTATATTCACAGGGAAGCTACATTGAAGGAGTTTATGGAGCAGTACAAATTATTTTTGCAAGACGGGTTTAGCATGGAAGCTAAAGCTGATTttgaaacacaaaataaacaacCTGCATTAAGATCTCATTCGGCTTTTGAGAAACAATTGTCAAGAGTCTACACAAATGCAATATTCAAGAAATTTCAGGTTGAGGTTTTGGGTGTAGTTTCATGTCAGCTTCAAAAAGAAAGTGAAGATGGGGCAACTCTGAACTTTCGAGTTGATGATTTTGAAGAACGATGGAATTTTCTTGTTGCTTGGAATGAAACAGCATCAGATATTCAATGTTCATGCCGTTCGTTTGAGTATAGAGGTTTTCTCTGTAAACATGCGATCCTTGTTCTTCAAATGTCTGGTGTTTCCAACATCCCATCCCACTATATATTGAAACGATGGACAAAAGATGCCAAAATCACTCAAATTGTTACTGAAGTATCAAAGCATCTTCCTTACCGGGTCCAGCGTTTCAATGATTTATGTAAACGGGCCATTAAACTTGGTGAAGCAGGGTCTCTATGTCAAGAGGCTTATCATATTGCTTTCAAGGCATTTGAAGAAGTCTTGCAAAGTTGTATAGGTGTCAACAACTCTGTTAGGATTGTTTTAGAACCAGGTGTATTGCCTGTTCATGGTTTTATTGACACTGAAGAAGGGAACCATGGCAACAATATGGTTAAATCatctaagaaaagaaaaagatataagaaaaagaag GTACTTTCTGAACCAGAAGAGATGACCATCAGCTTGCAAGACAGCTACCAGCAATTG GAGCAGATAAACTCCAGAGCACACACCACTGATAATTGCTATGTTCCACAACAGGACATGCGAGATATG GAATTGGGTTCTAGACCACCAACTATTGATGGTTTTTATGGTTCTCAACACAGCATGCAAGGAGTG GGACAATTGAACTCAATTTCTCCAATTCGTGATGGTTATTATAATAATCAACAGGGTGTACCAAGCCTG GGGCAGTCACATTCAATACCAACATGTGTAAGTTCCTTTGGTGACCAACAAAGCTTGCAAGTACTG GGCCAGCTAGGCTTTAGAGCAACAACCGGAGAAGGCTGTTTTGACATCCATAGTAATTTGCAAGATATG GAACTGCCTGTTGGCTCCACACAGTATCCTGGCATTGCACCAAAGCATCTACATGATAAGCACCCTGCAAGTTAA